The Lathyrus oleraceus cultivar Zhongwan6 chromosome 5, CAAS_Psat_ZW6_1.0, whole genome shotgun sequence genome includes the window aaatttattaaataaataatgtatcagatcattattatatattaaatatattaattatttaataaattttaaaaaaatatttataatagTACTCAGAAGAAATAAGATACCAAGAATTCTATCAATTTAATAGTGATAAAAGGTACATAAAGTTGAAATTACCAAGAATTCTCGTATTGGAAAATGGTGGAGCAAAGCTTCGCAGATGACTTTGTGATATGGCATAGTGGATCGAAGGTTATGATCAAGGTGCACCCGAGCATTGACCTTGAGTCAGCGTTGTTGATCGACATAGATCTTGAATTGGCGTCACTAGTCTCTGATACAGCGGTTCAAATGAGGGGTACATGCATGGTTATCACTCCAACGCTCAAGTCAGTTTAGGGTTTTATATAATCACaatgaaaaccctttttcaaggtatTTATACATTGGGCTTGATGGAGCAGGTGGAATAAATGGGCCTTGTGTTATTGGGCCTTTGGTTTGTACAGAGTAGTGGGTCCTTATGCCTTTGTCCGACACAGAACAGTTACCCCTAAGACTCTTCGAGAACACTGGATATCGAGGGAGTCTTTTAGTAGTCATGGTCGTCCTTTGAGAATGGTTGTCCAGGCGTCAACTAACGTGTTCTGCTTTGGTTTTGCCAAAGTATAATGGGGAACATACTCATTTAATGCAGATCCATCATTGAAACATTTCACTATTTTTCTTTGAGGTGTGACCTGAAAAGGCGTGGAGTGGCATGACGTAGATTATTATACACTAAAATGTAGTTGAGTTTGATTGTGTTTCCAAGGACAAATCTGATTGTTGATCCATGTTTGCTTTTTTACTTTCAATTTGATCCGCTTTATTGTCTTCGCCTACATAAGGATAGGGAGAATTGGAGAATTTTTTTTCACAATCTTGTAGACTGAGTTTCCCTTGTTTATTTTgagtctcttcttcttcttcttcttcttcgagATAATTTTACTGGAGTAACCGTGACCACCCATTTAAAGCTTCAAAGCTTCGACTTTTGGTTTCCCGCTTTGCTTTACGACCTTCGAACTTACATTTTGAGGTATATTTCCTTCCAAGCTTTTCATTTCAGCATTTACTGTACTTTCATTACGATGAACGATAACCCTATCATCATTGAGAGTGATTCGAAGGGTAGTGTTTCTTCTTCTTCGAGAAAGGGAATGAAGTATGAATCAAATTCATTTTCTTATGTCAGTGGGGATTTTAAACTGAAGTTTATCCCTTTGATTGATGATTCGAAAATGGAAGGAACATCTGGAGAGTCTCTTTCAGACAAGGCTCCTTCTAGGGATTCATCGGGGACTCAATTTCTAGAGAAACCTAATAGGGGTGAAAACCTTGTTGGCAAGCCAATATATCCCCTTGTTTTGACTGAGGCAAAAATAAAAGTTGCTCGTCAAAGGAAGAAACATGTCAGTGGATTTGTTAAAATGTACTGGGGGTGACTGTTCATGAACCTAACGATGTTGAAATTGCTCTCTATTTGGAGTGCTAGGGACAATCTAATGTTATGTCTTGGATCATCCCTAATGATCATTACAAAATTGATGTATTGACAAGCAAGAGGTTTCATCCAAAAGAGCTGACCAATGCTAATAGGTACCAATGGGTTCCTGCTGAAGTGATTGGGACTCCCTTTGTCTTGAATACAACCAAGGCTATAGAAAAATTTGGCATTACTGTTGGCAATTCCTTGAATTGGTTGATTCTTCCAATAGGCTTGAAGGAGAGGATACATATCTCTTTTGAGGGTTGTTCAGTTCCTTTATACGAATGCATTTTCACCAGGTTCGGGGTACATTTGCTCTTTTATTATTTCGAGGTGGCCATGATCGATCACTTTAGAGTTGCCCCCTTGTATCTTCATCTCGAAGCTTGGGTTTATATGAAGGTGTTTCAACTCTGCGCCAAGCATAAGTCTTTGAAACCTTATCTGGATCTCTTTTTCAATCTCTTTTTTGTGGCCCGTACTTCTCAAGATGATACCCAGGATCAGGGGTCAGTTTCCCTTTTCCCCAAGGATCTTGGTTAAGCCCTCTCACCACTGATTAGGGTGATTTTCTTGAGTGTTTCATGCTAGTGAAACATGTCACCTCTAGGGCTCATTCCGATTTCTACTTGTCTTCATCCCTTTCACTTAGAGAGATTCACATGGCTTAGTGAGTTTTGGTGCTTCTCCTATAGACCAACCTTATTCATATGACCTATGGACATACCAACTTTTCTGCAAGGAGTAGAATGCAATGGAGATAAAATTTTTTTAGCTTACATGCCAAAACATGTGtgattttaattgctttaaatttgttttagtacttgttcaatttcaaaattatttgaaaaattttgaattttttttctgAACTTGTTTGTCGGAAGATGGTTCAAATGatttgaaaaagtcaaatgcaTATTATTCAAAGCTTAAGATAAAGGAAAAATAAAGAATGATGGAGTGTTAAAATGTTTATTCTTCTAATTGATCCATTCATGATTAATATTGTGATTATCTTTAAGTTAATTTCATGATCATGAATTAGTTGCTTAATTCAAAGAATGCATTTATCACTTGTTTTGTGAAACATGTCAATTTAAGTCAGGAATCATAAACCTAAATCAAGTGATATGAATGCATACTTCATGTTTTACATAAATGAATGAGAATATACATGCATTTTAACTATGTTAATTTTACGCCAGTCTTGCTATTAGTTTATGTGTACGATGTAATGGGTATAATCAAAGTATTGTTTGTTTATTGAGTAAAAaactttcttaatcaaacttgtaaataaacctaactataagtgacctaaaatttcaaaagccaaaaataactaacactcattcaaacctttttaggctttttgtgcctttgttaaacttaaacttttgttaaaagcaatacactcactttgaaattgttaccacaaactacgaggtttcgatccctcatttttatgttggtacgtagacacgagtccgaaggtcttgtcaaacacaaaaaatataattaatgaattcttttctcatccctccattctatttattgcaaacatcgtttgtacaaaaacacatatgcacacaagaaaggactccctaggagtatctaggacactttgggtgctaacatcttccctttgtgtaaccaacccccttacctgtaatctctggcattttattaattttgatttgaaaacttcttacttttggattttttttgtacttttcccttttcccttggaaacaataaaagcgcggtggcgactctggtttaatcggcgtctagcttatccatagcttaatgattCTGATGAAAAATTGACTATTGATCTGAACATATTTTAAATCATACTTTAGAGTATCATATTTTTTCATCTTCATGCTATAGTTGATGGATGCTTATAATGTTGATTATGAACTTGCATTTGAAATAAAAATCCTGTCATACTTCAAAATAATTTCAAAAGCTTCTTGATAAAGTCTTGAGACCTTTCATGAACATTGCAAAGTGAAAATTTTCCTGAACCATCTGTAGTGATTTTGTTTGAGGACAAACAAAAATATAAGTTGGGGAATGCAAAAAATACATAAAATACATAGGCACTTTTTAACTTATTTTACAAGCAATCAATGAAAAAATCCAAATTTATCAGaaaaacatgataaaatgcaTTTATGAAGTCTTTAACTATGTATCTATTAAGTACAAGTAAATAGGACCAAGAAAGCAACAAAAGAAGACAAAATGCACCATTCGAGCATCAAGGATAACTTAACCAAAGACAAGACCTCGCTAAGCCAGAAAAGGGCATCAAACATCCAAGTAACCTCAGTCAGAAACCAAAGCATGCTAGTAGGCGCGTTAAGTGAGATATGATTGTTTAGAAAGCTTCATGGTTAAATTACTTGAAGAAAAATAAAGGTTGTGATCTCAAAGAAATCTAGATGCGTACTAACGGAGGTTAAGGCAGAGAAGACCGCTtgcagatgagctgacatttCTTAACATGGAAGATTATAAGCACGCTAAGTGGGCTATAAACATCTCTTAGCGACAAAGGCATGCCCCTATAAATAGGTTTTCAGGAAGTTTATTTGAATATAACTTGATATAACTTGGTGTAATTAGGTAGTATTCTTAGTAGGGTGTGAAAGAAGTCAATTGTGGACCGAAAACACAACAGATGAGAAAAAGAGTAGAATATTGTTTGCATAAGCACTACTCGAGGATTCGATAATAGATGATTCTCAACATATTTCTTCTATGATTTAGATATGATGAATAACCGTAGCTAAATTTATTTTTTGTTAGGGTTAGATGTAGTCGTCCTAATCTTCATGTTTCGATCCTGATCATGGTGTTCTATGTAATTCTTCTTAAGCTTTAATATTGACGAATTCTTTGTTCTTAATGCATATTTTGGATTAGAtacctaaaacattttttcattGTATGACTTCATATGTGAAAGATAATTGTTATTACTAGATCCAAGCATTTCATATATTGGATATGCTAAAATCTAGACATAGATTTAAATTCAGCATCCGTATGAACTATTGAAGCTTATTGTTGTTGTATTGGTTAATAGATAGAGATATCATATATTAGCTAATAAGACCGATCTCACGTATTTAACTCATACATGAGCTGCAATGAGAGCAACAAGCGGTAATTTTAATAGGTTATTAGAATGACATACTATTGATCAAGGATATTACATAAGATAAGGTCCATGAAATCTAACATCAATAAGTTTTCTCAATTTTAAACACCAAAgttaattttattttatgttattttaCTTTTCGTATTCACACATCATCAAACACATAATAAACCATACTTAAAGTCTTATAAACTATTAAACAATCTTTAAAACAGAATCGATCCCTATGGAGACAATAAAGACCACACTTGCTTCTATGTTGCAACAAGGTGGTTAAGGGGTTAAGGATTTGAGGTTTTTGAATTTGACTTTCTTAAATAAGCGGGGGTGGAGGTTGTTTGAGGATAGACCATCTCTGTGGAAGAAGATTATTTCTACTAGATATGTCTCTCAAGTGAGGTGTTCCCTAGGTGATTGTCGGTTCGAGGGTCGTAGGAAAGCCTCTTACTAGTGGAAAGGAATCTCCTCTCTTGATCTTTCTTCATCCAGTCGTCACATTGGTTCGCCTAGGGAACAATAAAAATGGAACAAATCAGCTCCTCTTGGAGTTCTGTTTATTTTAAGCTTTCCTCCTTGGTGGCGGGAGTTGATAATAGGCCTCCTTGGGTGATTCAAGATTTGGAAGTCTTGAACTCCTTTCAAAATGGTGGTGTTTTCTTAGTAGTTTCTTCAAGATAGGGTGTAAACTAGGAAAAATCTTGCTAGGCATTGTATTGTGTCTACTGATACTCGAGTTGGGTGTGAGTTTTGCTTAGGGTAGGTTGAGTTTTTAAATCATTAATTTGTTCAATACGAGGTCCCCTCTTTGTTTATGGTGCTTAGGTGGGTGAGAATGACTTTACCTCTTCCTTGTCAGATCCTAATGGTTCTAGACATTTTTTTAGGGGATACGTCAAAGTAAAAAGTCTTAGACATTCATGTTTTCGAATCGACATTCAGTGGTCTGAATCATATAGAAATTGTGTAAAATCATTTCTTGTTAGGAGAGTTTGTCGGTTAATCACTTGATGAATTTGATAATTGGTTTGTCGTGAAAGTGAACCATTTTTCATTATGTGATTTGTGCTCTCTCCATGTTTGACTAAAAACGTAACCCAAACACACCTTTGAATTTAGAGGAGTGATGGTAGGCCAATTTTCCTCCTCTGCATTCTCCTACAAGTGGTCGACTTTACCTCCTTCCAGCTTTCGCTTTTTGATGGTGTGTTGCTTTTGACCTTGAATAGgtttatatttattttataattttgCTTAAGGTTATTTATGTTTTCATCTAGCCGTTGCCTTACCGGTTTTTTTTTAACATAGTTTGTGCTTTTTGTAGTATCATGTGCTGTCTATCcttttattttttcttatttAACATATTATCTCCATTACTATTAAAAAAATTGACCCAATCTAAAACTTAAGTTGTAAAGCAGTTGAggtaaaaaaaaaacaaaaaaaaattgtatcACAAATATGATATCCTTGATTTTGTCTGCGTTATATAAATACTTAATTTTGTATGGGTAGAAGCAAAATATATGCTTAAAAAATTTACGATTCTTTTGCTCGTACGGGTTCTAATCTCAATAGTAAAACTCAAACTAGGAATCAATTAAGTGCCATAATTTTGTTTTCATTTATGACCACTAAATCAATATATATTCCGCTATAGGAAAGTATGACTAAAATATATCATTATATATTCATATAGATTTTCCATCCCAAAAAACAAGTTCTATCTAACAATAGTGAGCAACTTTATTTCATACGTAGATATCAAAATTTTCTTCATGGCTAAAGGCCTAAAATTCTGTTTAATTATATCTACAGTATTCTTAATCATTGTCACAATTGTGATTCTAACTTTGATTCTAACCATCTTTAAGCCAAAGGATCCTACTATTAGTGTCGATTTGCCTCACTTTAATTTACTTTCACCAAATATAACCATGAATATGACATTAGGCATGGTTATCACAATATTGAACCCAAACTATGGAAGCTTCAAGTATCAAAATTCCATAGGTTATGTCACTTATCATGATGCTATTGTTGGAAATGTTCCAATTGAGTCACAACTTGTTCCAGCTCGTAGTGAAATTAATGTGACCACTAATGCAGATTTTATGGTGGGAAAGTTGATACAGAATCCTAAATTTTGGTCAGATATTGTACAGAATGGAATGGTGTTTAATTTGACTTCAACAACTGAATTACCTGGGAAAGCAATCGTTTTGAAATATATCAAAGTGAAGGCTATAGCTTATTGCTCATGTAACATCTCTGTTAATATAACTTCCAATGGTGTTGAGAGCAATTGTATATCTAGAATCAAGTTATTTTAGTTTGGAAAAGCTAGTTTTTGTGCAAATACTTTGCGATATAAATGTAATTTTATATCATAGTTTTCTATGTTGATGTGTAATTTTAAATTTAAGGGAAAAAACATGTGTTTGTTGATTTAATGTCATATTGCACTAATGCAGTTCCAGTTTGGCTGATTTCCCACAATACGGCAAATCAAAATTTAAAGCTCCAAAGAGAAATATATTTTATAGTACTAAGTTTCACATTTGACTTAGTCTTTGGTCAGTATAAAAACTGTGACGAGTTTTATCCACTTTCTCTTTTACTAGAGTCAGTTAAACGGCTGTGTTATACTGAACTATATGAGGAACCATTTGTATCATTCCTTTATTATGATAATGAAATGACTTTTATTCAATAAATGCATTTATTTCCTTTATCAATATTATAATATGATATTTTATCAGTAGATATTAACAATCTTTTCAAACCCCTAGTGGTTTGCCAGGAGGTGTAGATTTGGAACGTTGCAAATTCCTAGAGTTTAAAGACAGGATATCAAGTTTTAAGAAAATTATATTCCCACCACCACAATCAATGGCTAAAGATTTTGATTAAGACCAAATTCCAACCGTAATGCTTTTAGCGCAAAATCAAGATTTATTCCTAAATTCAAAAAGCCTCTATTATATTCATCCGAGAAAAAAATCAGGGATCTATCCTTGTTGCGCTACAGCTAAACTACTCAAGTTACTACTGTTTTTATCGGACAAAGATCTAATTAAGAAAAGTCCATCTATtgatcatatatatatatatatatatatatatatatatatatatatatatatatatatatatatatatatatatatatatatatatatatatatatatatatatatatatatatatatatatatatatatatatatatccatgCTTAAGGCTTAAGGTATATATTTTTTTATCTCACTCAATTTTTATTGGACTCTTTCACTAAATTCGGCATTCAGAATCCTAAACTTGCATGTCCATCCCTCTGTGTTTAACCACGTCGAAGATTTGCAACACCGCATCAGGAGTTGATCATCCCAATTCACACATAATTCTAGTTTCGATCTAAAAAAGTGGGGCCGCCTATGGAAATCGATTTCCGATTCTCGTAAATTTCAATAATTTCATATTACCCGATAAAAATTGGTAAGATAGGACAGAAAAACCTTTGTAGAGAAGTTCTTCGAATCTTTTAACCTGAAACCACTTCCAACTCCCGATGTTGATGAGGCCAAGGAAAATCACTATGTAAGGAGGAGTTTCCGCACCTAAACTTCCTTCAATCGGCACAAGCATAAAGAGAAATGAAAAGATCACGAAATGAAGTCAAATATTCTTAAGTCGTGAAAGGATTGACGGGATCCTCACACAACGTTTTCAAAACCTATGACCTTCATAGTAACGCAACCTCCAGGTGGCAACGGAGTTCCCGATGTTTCAACGCGCCTATGAACAACCGGGAATGCAAGATTATGAACATATAGTTCGGGCCGACGTGAAAGACCAACATCTCTAGGAGTATGTCAACCTCACCACTCGTTAGTGTGAGATTATAGATCTGTAGAAGTTGGTCGTTGAACAAACAGATGGAAGAGTTGCGAGTTTGCGCTTCATCGTTATTGTGAGTATAACTTTttgttagatgtattttgtatgatgtcaaaactaggatactttagtgTTTATGTATATTGGATGATATCCTCGCGTCttaatgtgcatcttagcattatGAAGCATAAAAACATTTTGAAATGAGTTAGAAAAGATTTCATGCATGAAAAACAAATTTTTATGGGAAAAAGgtatacaggtcgacacatatGAGTTACAGGTTGACACATGTACCTCATTTTTAAAGCTTGTAGCTTCTGTTTAATGTTGCGCCTCCATAGGTCGAGACATGCATCGAACATGTCGACTTATGACTTACGTAGGTTGACACATGcattaaaaatcataaaaatttgCATTCCTTTTTAAATATTTTGCATTCCTTTTTGCCTCCAACTTGCATACATATATATTCCTCATGCATGCATCATTTTTAGTAAAGTTCTAGAGTAAACCTATATGAAATTGAGATTTTAAAGagttctcatcatcttcaacctacattttatgcatacacacaaacaaattacacataatcattctttgtttgggtATATCTAGAATATGTTGATAACGTCTAATTTAAGTTGTTGAATTGTAAActgggttgagatctttgagggtttcaaataagaaaaccaagttggtattttccttcaagatcaattagGGATTTGAAGGCTTTGGACAAGATTACGCAATTTGGATCCGATCAAGTGAAGGTTTTGAAGAAAGAGttttcttgcaaaggagtagcgtgggACGGTGGATCATATCGGTAAATCTTGGGTTAAAATAATCTGCAatttggattcgatcgagtgaaggctttgaagaacaGAAGGTTCTCGCAAAGGAGTAGTGCGAGATGGTGAATCAAATTCGAATTTttgggttacttgatcaagctCATATCAAGGGAAGAAAAAATGTTataatcaacatcaaacttagggtttgttGGGTTTGATTTCTAGATTTCTCTTGTATTCTAATtttgcaaagtaaggttaatttcatCATCTGAATTCGAGTTTGAATTGAGGGCAAACGTATCCATAGCGAGGTCGATTAGGAAACTGCCTAAACAAGTCCTTGTGTACTATCTCTCTGTCTCTCTATTTCTATCTCTTTTACGTTTTATTTGAAAATTATTGAATTCATCTATTGTGCAATCAATATGTTTGGTTAATCCTTTTGAAAACCATTCGAAAAAGGTTTTGTTTTGTTTATCACAATCCTTTAGATTGTGGTTGGATTTGAAGATCAACAAAACTATACAAATTTCTAAACAAAATTGATTTCacacaaggtgttcgataatttATCTATATGGTATTTTTGTGTATTTTATCATTGGTAATAGTCTCAACTTTTAGCATTTCATTCAATTGATTATGGTTGAAAGTGTGTTGATCAATTTTGTGTTCATTATCATACTTTAATTGTAATTATGCATATCCAGACTTTTTGATAGTGGTTCAGTTAGACGATTCGATCTGGGCCACTTCTGATATGCcataaaaattttaaaatattttttgttcaagtttttaacttgggatctattcacccctcGCCTTGATCGTTGCATATTatctaacaagtggtatcacgagctctAGTTAATTTTGTGTTTCAATATTCGCTTATTAGACGATGGCTACCGAACCTAAAGGAGCGTACAATAGAGCGCCCATTTTTAccggtgaaaattatggctattggaaagcttgtatgcgTATACATATCAACTCAGTTGATAAAGTTGTTTGGGACATCATCACCAATTCTCctaatcaaattacaatgaccaatggttAAGGTGGTGTTGTACCAAAATCGAAAGCacaatggaatgataatgataagaaattgtggtcacatgattggaaggcacaaaatattctcatattTGCACTTGGTGTTGTTGAATATTATCGTGTTTCCCATTGTGAAACGGGAAAGCTATGTGGGATGCATTAGAAATTGTCAATGAGGGAACTAATAAATTCAAACAAGCTAGGATCAATTGAATCAAGAGTTTAAACTATTTCgcatgaagcatggtgaaaccatttccgacatgcaaaagagattcacacatcttataaattgattgaatgctctaggtaagactatttccaatgatattgctactaataaaggtttgaggtgtcttaatagggaatggcaACCCAAGGCCACCATAAACATTTGATCTCACTATTAGAACAAtatttggttctgcatctataccaAGATTTTGTACCttaatggtttgttattgtgtagctttaataACCAGTTATGATTCTGAGTTTATAACGTacaacatcatcagtttctgaacattTTGTTCTGAATTCCGCTTCTATGCTAatcatgagaagttctgaaagacaCCAGGTTGTTGTTGCAATGCTCTTTCAGCTTCTGCACTGATTCACTCCTAAAAAGTTCTGGAAAGACGCTATGTTGCTGCTGCAATATTCTTCCCACTTCTTcttctggatgtgactctgattgtcaagcttctgaagaatggcaagcttctgaagtttcGTTACTTTGCTGAAGATTATGGAGATCTCAAGCCAGGCGCTGACGtggtcaaggttctgactgaagacTTTGAAGATTCTAATATCAGCTTTGTGTTTCTTCTTTTCATGCTTCATCAAACTGTTTCTCAGAATCCAgtgaatttgaagataagatcatGTGGATACGTTATCAAATAGTAAATAAtacaaatcaaatattccttccactccTTAACTTGTGGGCGAAGGACAATGCTATACATCACACTTGCCACTGGAATTATGGGCAAAGAACTGTACGATGTTTCACTCTTGTCACCAATCCAACAGTGAACAACCGCTCTATTGGTATTCCCATTTTGACCTCTAACAATATATTTCTTATGCTATATGAGTGGaacttggagacttgaagaaataACTGAAGCACTACAATTTTTGAAAAGTATGTTTCTACATGAAAAGCTATCAACTTTGTATACATTTTTTATTTAAGTAttttgtatttcatttgtgtaaaatctattcatgtagaagcaacttgtaacacacaaatTCTTATTCAAACAATTTGTTTGTattttccttaaggagactaggttttagtcggatccttgagaagaca containing:
- the LOC127082264 gene encoding uncharacterized protein LOC127082264, coding for MAKGLKFCLIISTVFLIIVTIVILTLILTIFKPKDPTISVDLPHFNLLSPNITMNMTLGMVITILNPNYGSFKYQNSIGYVTYHDAIVGNVPIESQLVPARSEINVTTNADFMVGKLIQNPKFWSDIVQNGMVFNLTSTTELPGKAIVLKYIKVKAIAYCSCNISVNITSNGVESNCISRIKLF